A genome region from Sphaeramia orbicularis chromosome 19, fSphaOr1.1, whole genome shotgun sequence includes the following:
- the samd8 gene encoding sphingomyelin synthase-related protein 1: MTQLSVRRWTPKHVAKWLKEEGFCDYVDLLCNKHRLDGTSLLALSEYDLRSPPLELKVLGDIKRLMVSIRKLQKQNIDVLEELGLPFDGHSPTGSGGSLDWLCNGDSGRDCDSTDTAPVGEEYHQYTNGKYKQQTRRLDPEYWKTVLSSVYVVFVFGFTSFVMVIVHERVPDMRTYPPLPDIFLDSVPRIPWAFAMAEACGVILCNIWLLVLLLHKHRSILLRRMCSLMGTVFMLRCVTMFVTSLSVPGQHLQCSGKMYGDMWAKLQRAVAIWSGFGMTLTGVHTCGDYMFSGHTVVLTMLNFFVTEYTPRSWNFIHTLSWVLNLFGIFFILAAHEHYSIDVFIAFYITTRLFLYYHTLANTRAYQQSRRARIWFPMFSFFECNVNGPVPNEYCWPFSRPTMMRRLIG; this comes from the exons ATGACCCAGCTGAGTGTCCGACGCTGGACGCCCAAACACGTCGCCAAGTGGCTGAAGGAGGAGGGTTTCTGTGACTATGTGGACCTGCTGTGCAACAAACACCGGCTGGACGGGACCAGCCTGCTGGCCCTCAGCGAGTACGACCTGCGATCTCCTCCTCTGGAGCTCAAAGTTCTGGGCGACATCAAACGGCTGATGGTATCAATCCGCAAACTTCAGAAGCAGAATATCGATGTGCTGGAGGAGCTGGGTCTGCCCTTTGACGGTCACTCACCAACAGGATCTGGAGGTAGTTTGGACTGGCTCTGTAATGGAGACTCAGGAAGAGACTGTGACAGCACCGACACGGCGCCGGTGGGAGAGGAGTACCACCAGTACACCAATGGGAAGTACAAGCAGCAAACCAGGCGCCTGGACCCGGAGTATTGGAAGACGGTGCTGAGCTCCGTCTATGTGGTGTTTGTGTTCGGGTTCACGTCCTTTGTGATGGTGATAGTACATGAGAGGGTGCCTGATATGCGCACATATCCACCACTGCCAGATATTTTCTTAGACAG TGTGCCTAGAATACCGTGGGCCTTTGCCATGGCTGAAGCCTGTGGAGTGATCCTTTGTAACATCTGGCTGCTGGTTCTGCTTTTGCACAAACACAG GTCGATTCTTTTGCGGCGCATGTGCAGCCTGATGGGGACGGTGTTTATGCTGCGATGCGTCACCATGTTTGTCACATCGCTGTCGGTGCCAGGACAACACCTGCAGTGCTCTGGAAAG ATGTACGGTGACATGTGGGCCAAACTACAGCGCGCCGTGGCCATATGGAGCGGCTTCGGGATGACCCTGACAGGCGTACACACGTGTGGTGATTATATGTTCAGCGGACACACTGTGGTCCTGACCATGCTCAACTTCTTTGTTACGGAGT ACACTCCACGGAGCTGGAACTTCATCCACACTCTGTCCTGGGTCCTCAACCTGTTCGGTATCTTCTTCATCTTGGCGGCACACGAACACTACTCCATCGACGTCTTCATCGCCTTCTACATCACCACCAGACTCTTCCTGTACTACCACACCCTCGCCAACACCCGGGCCTACCAGCAGAGCCGGCGAGCTCGCATCTGGTTCCCTATGTTCTCCTTCTTCGAGTGCAACGTCAACGGGCCCGTCCCCAACGAGTACTGCTGGCCTTTCTCCAGACCCACCATGATGAGGAGGTTGATCGGGTAA